In Helicobacter bilis, a genomic segment contains:
- a CDS encoding radical SAM protein, whose protein sequence is MYIIHFSVDDCMDMFKDITMNSYTSLFQSPYFSFLKELHKKYNACISLFCFIEYNNFSLQKTTNKYVKEFLENKHWLKFGFHGKNESSRYNTETENIEKDYRIFLQEIERITGHKEVCLALRLHCFSGSKTALESLGKFGISGFLTRDIAVNGENKSYYLDSNQIYFINKNQSYKDIDTSISFYKSFTRIESLEKKDIEKENLARHLILYTHECTLLDKQTQQFLHDIYTQTQTTHTPNFPEVLHDIELKSFTTDSIKTFFDAYIPITSCNLKCQYCYITQQNLWFNKPPKFEYSPEHIAKALSKERLGGTCLFNMCGGGETLLHPHIIDIIQAILNEGHYVWVVTNGTLTSRYKKLAALQKDLLYRLAFKFSFHYLELKRTKKLMTFVDNVKLMQDVGCSFSVEITPHDELIDYIDEIKDFSLNTFGALPHITVARDETNNKAILTKYTKEEHEKIWSGFDSELFRFKLSIFLQKRREYCHAGKWVYTFNMGNGVMRQCYSSNKSQNIFSDITSALNLPCVGVKCEEPHCYNGHAFLTLGAIPTLETPTYALMRNRVQKDGREWLNPYMKAFISHKLHENNTKDSLHKRLKGHIRNFSKTLFTR, encoded by the coding sequence ATGTATATAATTCATTTTTCAGTTGATGACTGCATGGATATGTTTAAAGATATAACAATGAATAGCTATACAAGCCTTTTTCAATCTCCATATTTTTCTTTTCTAAAAGAACTACATAAGAAATATAATGCTTGCATAAGCCTTTTTTGTTTTATTGAATATAATAATTTTAGTTTGCAAAAGACTACAAATAAATATGTAAAAGAGTTTTTAGAAAATAAGCATTGGTTAAAATTTGGCTTTCATGGGAAGAATGAGAGTAGCAGATATAATACAGAAACAGAAAATATTGAAAAAGATTATAGAATCTTTTTGCAAGAAATAGAGCGTATAACAGGACACAAAGAAGTATGTTTAGCACTTAGGCTTCATTGTTTTTCGGGGTCAAAAACAGCTTTAGAATCTTTAGGGAAGTTCGGCATTTCTGGTTTCTTAACACGAGATATAGCGGTCAATGGAGAAAATAAAAGCTATTATTTAGATTCCAATCAAATCTACTTCATCAATAAGAATCAAAGTTATAAAGACATAGACACAAGCATTTCTTTTTACAAAAGTTTTACGCGTATAGAATCTTTAGAAAAGAAAGATATAGAAAAAGAAAATCTCGCTAGACACCTTATTCTATATACACACGAATGCACTTTACTAGACAAACAAACGCAACAATTTTTACACGACATTTACACTCAAACGCAAACTACACATACGCCAAACTTCCCAGAAGTTTTACACGATATAGAATTAAAAAGCTTTACAACAGATTCTATAAAAACATTTTTTGATGCTTATATTCCCATTACTTCTTGTAATCTTAAATGTCAATATTGCTATATCACACAGCAAAATCTTTGGTTTAATAAGCCGCCTAAATTTGAGTATAGTCCAGAACACATTGCAAAAGCCTTAAGCAAAGAGCGTTTAGGTGGGACATGCCTCTTTAATATGTGTGGCGGTGGTGAAACTCTTTTGCATCCGCATATCATTGATATAATACAGGCAATATTAAACGAGGGACATTATGTATGGGTTGTAACAAATGGCACATTGACAAGTCGATATAAAAAACTTGCTGCATTGCAAAAAGATTTGCTTTATCGACTTGCCTTTAAGTTTTCTTTCCATTATTTAGAGCTGAAAAGGACAAAAAAGCTTATGACTTTTGTTGATAATGTAAAGCTTATGCAAGATGTTGGTTGCTCTTTTAGTGTGGAGATTACACCACATGATGAGTTGATAGACTATATTGATGAAATCAAGGATTTTTCACTTAACACTTTTGGAGCATTACCGCATATCACTGTGGCAAGAGATGAAACTAATAATAAGGCTATTTTAACCAAATATACAAAAGAAGAACATGAAAAGATTTGGTCAGGCTTTGATTCTGAACTTTTTAGATTTAAACTCTCAATATTTTTGCAAAAACGCAGGGAATATTGCCATGCAGGGAAATGGGTATATACTTTTAATATGGGAAATGGTGTGATGAGACAATGTTACTCAAGCAATAAATCTCAAAATATTTTTAGCGATATAACTTCTGCCCTAAATCTTCCCTGTGTTGGTGTAAAGTGTGAAGAGCCACATTGCTATAACGGACATGCCTTTCTCACTTTGGGTGCTATTCCGACACTAGAGACACCAACCTATGCCCTTATGCGTAATCGAGTGCAAAAAGATGGCAGAGAGTGGCTAAATCCTTATATGAAAGCATTTATTTCACATAAACTCCATGAAAACAACACAAAAGATTCACTGCATAAAAGATTAAAGGGGCATATAAGAAATTTTAGCAAAACACTTTTTACACGCTAG
- a CDS encoding polysaccharide pyruvyl transferase family protein produces the protein MEQYYSDVRQLAWWIPGKKTRHAMRNVLCHLGNLSNLDSIASETQKRANAILADMMLYKDKPKVFLLQTPEYGNIGDQAITLGTRVFLETYFPNMAIIEYSLNDLVLCGDLIARFIAPQDIIFLQGGGNMGNLWMDIEEARRKLLSEFPYNRIIIFPVSVSFTDDCDGKQEILNSKAYYNAHKSLSIMTRDSKSYEIAKKHFTHNNIVLIPDVACCLTGHSSLFTQTQRSKDIMLVFRNDKEKVLDNEMINNIKAYCNNSNLTYNEIDTCIENNNITQHIRHFVVQQMLNNFASCRLCITDRFHGMLFSYITKTPCIVFPSLDHKISYGYEWLQELTWIYKVNPSDNIHAIQSKIMQFLNIESCEDTIDLANVFYTTFNQFYKEGEISCI, from the coding sequence ATGGAGCAATATTATAGCGATGTGAGACAATTGGCATGGTGGATACCGGGCAAGAAAACCCGCCATGCAATGAGAAATGTATTATGTCATTTGGGCAATCTAAGCAATCTAGATTCTATAGCAAGTGAAACGCAAAAAAGAGCAAATGCTATTCTCGCAGATATGATGCTATATAAAGATAAGCCAAAGGTATTTTTATTGCAAACTCCAGAATATGGCAATATAGGCGATCAAGCAATTACACTTGGGACAAGAGTATTTTTAGAAACCTATTTTCCAAACATGGCGATTATTGAATATAGTTTAAATGATCTTGTTTTATGTGGTGATTTGATAGCAAGATTTATTGCCCCACAGGATATAATTTTCCTGCAAGGTGGCGGGAATATGGGAAATTTATGGATGGATATAGAGGAAGCTAGAAGAAAGCTTTTGAGTGAGTTTCCGTATAATCGCATTATTATATTTCCTGTTTCTGTTAGTTTTACTGATGATTGTGATGGCAAACAAGAGATTCTAAACTCTAAAGCATATTACAACGCACATAAAAGTCTAAGCATTATGACAAGAGATTCTAAAAGTTATGAGATAGCTAAAAAGCATTTCACGCACAATAATATCGTGCTTATTCCAGATGTTGCTTGTTGTCTTACTGGGCACTCTTCTTTATTTACACAAACACAAAGAAGCAAGGATATTATGCTTGTTTTTCGCAATGATAAGGAAAAAGTGTTAGATAATGAAATGATAAATAACATAAAGGCATATTGCAATAATAGCAATCTTACTTACAATGAAATTGATACATGTATTGAGAATAACAATATTACACAGCATATAAGGCATTTTGTAGTGCAGCAGATGTTAAATAACTTTGCTTCATGTAGGCTTTGCATTACAGATAGATTTCATGGTATGCTTTTCTCATACATTACAAAGACCCCTTGCATTGTGTTCCCTTCACTTGATCATAAAATTTCGTATGGATATGAGTGGCTACAAGAGCTAACATGGATTTATAAGGTAAATCCAAGCGATAATATACATGCAATACAATCAAAAATTATGCAATTTTTAAATATAGAATCATGTGAGGATACTATAGATCTTGCAAATGTTTTTTACACAACATTCAATCAATTTTATAAAGAAGGAGAGATTTCATGTATATAA